The proteins below come from a single Danio aesculapii chromosome 23, fDanAes4.1, whole genome shotgun sequence genomic window:
- the trappc6b gene encoding trafficking protein particle complex subunit 6b encodes MADEALFQFLHSEIIQYVNNAETGESENGRCVSKLENMGFRVGQGLIERFTKDTPRFKDELDVMKFICKDFWTSVFKKQIDNLRTNHQGIYVLQDNKFRLLTQLSAGKQYLEHAPKFLAFTCGLVRGALSNIGVKSIVTAEVSVMPACKFQVMIQKM; translated from the exons ATGGCAGATGAGGCTCTTTTTCAGTTCCTACACAGTGAAATCATTCAGTATGTCAACAATGCAGAAACTGGGGAATCG GAGAATGGACGATGTGTTTCTAAACTTGAGAACATGGGCTTTCGTGTGGGACAAGGACTTATTGAGAG GTTTACCAAAGACACGCCCCGCTTCAAAGATGAGCTTGATGTTATGAAGTTCATCTGCAAAGATTTCTGGACCAGTGTTTTTAAGAAGCAGATTGACAACCTGAGAACAAACCACCAG GGTATTTATGTACTACAAGATAACAAGTTTCGCCTACTGACCCAACTATCTGCTGGCAAACAGTATCTGGAACATGCGCCGAAG TTTTTAGCCTTCACTTGTGGACTGGTCCGAGGAGCGCTTTCAAACATTGGTGTGAAAAGTATTGTCACAGCGGAAGTGTCAGTCATGCCTGCCT GTAAATTCCAGGTGATGATCCAGAAGATGTGA